From the Propionispora hippei DSM 15287 genome, the window CGCTCAAGCTGGCGGCAGAGCAACCTGTACATAAAGTGGCGGCCCTATGCGCTCCTATTTATATTGCCGAGAAGCGGCTGCAATTTCTACCTGTATACCGTGTGTTCCGTTCTTACCATGCCAAACGGCGGCGCAAGCTGCCCGGCATTCAAGCGGAACTGTCGGTTTGCTATGATAAGACGCCCTTGCGGAGTCTGTCCAGCCTGCTGGCGCTGATTAAGCATGTCGACAGGCTGCTGCCGGCGGTGACGGTGCCGTCGCTTATTATGCAGGCCCGCCATGAGCATACGGTGGAGCCGCACAGCGCCCGGCATATTTATGAGCATATCGGCAGCCGCGACAAACGGCTGATTTGGCTGGAAAAATCGGGGCATATTATTACCCTGGATGTGGAGAAAGAAACGGTTTTTGACGAGATTAAAGATTTTTTAAAGTAACAATGGTTTTAAAATCTTAATACGACTGATAAGTGAGGTGGAGGATATGGCAGAAAGGGAAGGCCGCGATGATGACTGGTGCTTTGCCTGTGGCCGGAAAAATCCGATTGGCCTGAAGCTAAATTTCCGGGAGGAAAATGGCATCTATATTACCGAGTTTAAACCCGGCCCGGAGCATCAAAGCTATA encodes:
- a CDS encoding alpha/beta hydrolase, translating into MKGAEPFLLPGGEHGVLVIHGFTGSPSEMRLLGEALQQAGFTVLGPRLCGHGTSAEEMARTFWDLWYGSALDGYHLLRQTCRTVSVVGLSMGGLLALKLAAEQPVHKVAALCAPIYIAEKRLQFLPVYRVFRSYHAKRRRKLPGIQAELSVCYDKTPLRSLSSLLALIKHVDRLLPAVTVPSLIMQARHEHTVEPHSARHIYEHIGSRDKRLIWLEKSGHIITLDVEKETVFDEIKDFLK